A single region of the Enterobacter cloacae complex sp. R_G8 genome encodes:
- the potI gene encoding putrescine ABC transporter permease PotI: MNNLPVVRSPWRIAILVIGFTFLYAPMLMLVIYSFNSSKLVTVWAGWSTRWYSELFHDDAMMSAVGLSLTIAALAATMAVVLGTIAALVMVRFGRFRGSNGFAFMITAPLVMPDVITGLSLLLLFVALAHAIGWPADRGMLTIWLAHVTFCTAYVAVVISSRLRELDRSIEEAAMDLGATPVKVFFIITLPMIMPAVISGWLLAFTLSLDDLVIASFVSGPGATTLPMLVFSSVRMGVNPEINALASIILGVVGIVGFIAWYLMARAEKQRVRDIQRARRG, encoded by the coding sequence ATGAACAACTTACCGGTAGTGCGCTCTCCGTGGCGAATTGCGATCCTGGTGATCGGCTTTACCTTCCTGTATGCGCCGATGCTGATGCTGGTGATCTACTCCTTCAACAGCTCCAAACTGGTCACCGTATGGGCTGGCTGGTCGACGCGCTGGTACAGCGAGCTGTTCCACGACGATGCGATGATGAGCGCGGTGGGGCTGAGCCTGACCATCGCGGCGCTGGCGGCCACGATGGCCGTAGTGCTGGGGACCATCGCCGCGCTGGTGATGGTGCGCTTCGGACGTTTTCGCGGTTCGAACGGCTTTGCCTTTATGATCACCGCGCCGCTGGTGATGCCGGACGTGATCACCGGGCTGTCGCTGCTGCTGCTGTTTGTGGCACTGGCGCATGCCATTGGCTGGCCGGCGGATCGCGGCATGCTCACCATCTGGCTGGCGCATGTGACCTTCTGTACCGCGTACGTGGCGGTGGTCATCTCCTCGCGTCTGCGCGAGCTGGATCGCTCCATTGAAGAGGCGGCGATGGATCTCGGTGCCACGCCGGTGAAGGTCTTTTTCATCATTACGCTGCCGATGATTATGCCGGCGGTGATCTCCGGCTGGCTGCTGGCCTTTACCCTGTCGCTCGACGATCTGGTGATCGCCAGCTTTGTCTCCGGGCCAGGGGCGACGACGCTGCCAATGCTGGTCTTCTCCAGCGTGCGCATGGGGGTGAACCCGGAGATCAACGCCCTGGCGTCGATTATCCTCGGCGTGGTCGGAATTGTCGGATTTATCGCCTGGTATTTGATGGCGCGCGCGGAAAAGCAGCGCGTGCGCGATATCCAGCGTGCAAGACGCGGCTGA
- the artM gene encoding arginine ABC transporter permease ArtM, translating to MLDYLPELMKGLHTSLTLTVASIIVALILALIFTIILTLKTPVLVWIVRGYITLFTGTPLLVQIFLIYYGPGQFPSLQEYPVIWHLLSEPWLCALIALSLNSAAYTTQLFYGAIRAIPEGQWQSCGALGMSKKDTLAILLPYAFKRALSSYSNEVVLVFKSTSLAYTITLMEVMGHGQLLYGRTYDVMVFGAAGVVYLVVNGLLTLMMRLIERKALAFERRN from the coding sequence ATGCTGGACTATTTACCCGAGCTGATGAAAGGGCTGCACACCAGCCTGACGTTGACCGTGGCGTCCATCATCGTGGCGCTGATCCTGGCACTGATCTTTACCATCATCCTGACGCTGAAAACGCCGGTGCTGGTGTGGATTGTGCGCGGCTATATCACCCTCTTTACCGGTACGCCGCTGCTGGTGCAGATCTTCCTGATTTACTACGGCCCGGGTCAGTTCCCGTCGCTGCAGGAGTATCCGGTTATCTGGCACCTGCTCTCTGAGCCGTGGCTGTGTGCCCTGATTGCCCTCTCACTGAACAGCGCGGCGTACACCACCCAGCTGTTCTACGGGGCGATCCGCGCCATTCCGGAAGGGCAATGGCAGTCCTGCGGGGCGCTGGGGATGAGCAAGAAAGACACGCTGGCCATTTTGCTGCCGTACGCCTTTAAGCGCGCCCTCTCCTCTTACTCCAACGAAGTGGTGCTGGTGTTCAAGAGTACCTCGCTGGCCTACACCATCACCCTGATGGAAGTCATGGGCCACGGGCAGTTGCTGTACGGGCGCACCTACGACGTGATGGTGTTCGGCGCCGCAGGCGTGGTCTATCTGGTGGTTAACGGACTGTTGACGCTGATGATGCGCCTGATCGAGCGTAAAGCGCTGGCGTTTGAGCGCAGAAATTAA
- a CDS encoding ATP-binding protein has protein sequence MMRRFSLSQRLTLLFILLMMLCAAVACAVQLYSSMQYGNAMVQRLSGGLAQQIVQREPILNAQGRVDRTALKPLFDRLMTFNPSVELYVVSPDGDILADAAPPGHIQRQSIDLAPVQEFLSGAAMPVFGDDPRSQNKKVFSATPLRQDGELKGYLYIVLQGEESNALAQMAWHKALWSTLLWSLLWVALFGLLAGLLVWYWVTRPVKRLTEEVAGLDQDSISTIKQLAAQPLEVAAQDEVALLRNSFIELARKITSQWDQLADSDRQRREFIANISHDLRTPLTSLLGYLETLSLKSATLTPQEHQQYLATALRQGQKVRHLSQQLFELARLEHGGIKPQRERFAMGELISDVAQKFELTARTREVNLHIDVPGPLPQVFADVSMIERVVTNLLDNAMRHTPTGGEIRLAVWQENQQLQVEVADSGTGVDAALRDDLFQRPSALTTQASRENRGGLGLLIVKRMLELHGGGIRLMESVSGARFRFFVPL, from the coding sequence ATGATGCGCCGCTTTAGCCTGAGCCAGCGCCTGACGCTGCTGTTCATTTTATTGATGATGCTCTGTGCCGCCGTCGCCTGCGCCGTCCAGCTCTACAGCAGCATGCAGTATGGTAACGCCATGGTTCAGCGTCTCTCTGGCGGCCTGGCGCAACAGATCGTGCAGCGCGAACCAATTCTGAACGCGCAGGGCAGGGTTGATCGCACCGCGCTGAAACCGCTGTTTGACAGGCTGATGACCTTCAATCCGAGCGTTGAGCTGTACGTCGTCTCCCCGGATGGCGATATCCTCGCCGATGCCGCACCGCCGGGCCATATTCAGCGACAAAGCATCGATCTTGCGCCGGTACAGGAGTTCCTCAGCGGGGCGGCGATGCCAGTTTTTGGCGACGATCCGCGCAGCCAGAACAAAAAAGTGTTCAGCGCGACGCCGTTACGTCAGGACGGCGAGCTTAAAGGCTATCTGTATATTGTTCTGCAGGGCGAGGAGTCGAACGCGCTGGCCCAGATGGCGTGGCACAAGGCGCTGTGGAGTACGCTGCTCTGGTCATTGCTGTGGGTGGCACTCTTTGGCCTGCTGGCGGGGCTGCTGGTCTGGTACTGGGTGACACGTCCGGTTAAACGTCTCACTGAGGAGGTCGCCGGGCTGGACCAGGACAGCATCAGCACGATCAAACAGCTGGCGGCACAGCCGCTGGAGGTCGCGGCACAGGATGAAGTGGCGCTGCTGCGTAACAGCTTTATTGAGCTGGCGCGCAAAATCACCTCCCAGTGGGATCAGCTGGCCGACAGCGATCGTCAGCGCCGGGAGTTTATCGCCAACATCTCGCACGATTTACGCACGCCGCTGACCTCGCTGCTGGGCTATCTGGAAACGCTGTCGCTGAAATCCGCCACGCTGACACCGCAGGAGCATCAGCAATACCTCGCCACGGCGTTGCGTCAGGGGCAGAAGGTGCGTCATCTGTCGCAACAGTTGTTTGAGCTGGCGCGTCTTGAGCACGGCGGCATTAAACCGCAGCGTGAACGCTTCGCAATGGGAGAGCTTATTTCCGACGTGGCGCAAAAGTTTGAGCTCACGGCGCGCACCCGCGAGGTGAATCTACATATCGACGTACCGGGACCGCTGCCGCAGGTGTTTGCCGATGTGTCGATGATCGAGCGCGTGGTGACTAATCTGCTGGATAACGCAATGCGGCATACGCCGACCGGCGGAGAAATTCGTCTGGCGGTCTGGCAGGAGAATCAACAGCTTCAGGTCGAAGTGGCAGACAGCGGAACGGGCGTCGATGCCGCGCTGCGAGACGATCTGTTCCAGCGGCCGTCGGCATTGACGACCCAGGCTTCGCGTGAGAATCGCGGCGGGTTAGGGCTGCTTATTGTGAAGCGAATGCTGGAGCTGCACGGGGGCGGGATCAGGCTGATGGAGTCGGTGAGCGGGGCGCGGTTCAGGTTCTTCGTGCCGTTGTGA
- the artJ gene encoding arginine ABC transporter substrate-binding protein ArtJ, whose protein sequence is MKKLVLAALLATFAAGATAADKINFGVSATYPPFESLDASNQIVGFDIDLAKALCKQMQADCTFTNHAFDSLIPSLKFKKYDAVISGMDITPERSKQVAFTDPYYANSAVVIAKKGAYKSFDELKGKRIGMENGTTHQKYLQDKHPEVKTVAYDSYQNAIIDLKNGRIDGVFGDTAVVNEWLKTNPQLGTATEKVTDPQYFGTGLGIAVRPDNKALLAKLNGALKAIKADGTYQKISDQWFPQ, encoded by the coding sequence ATGAAAAAGTTAGTTCTGGCCGCATTACTGGCAACCTTTGCCGCAGGCGCAACAGCAGCAGATAAAATCAATTTCGGCGTTTCTGCCACTTACCCGCCATTTGAATCGCTGGATGCCAGCAATCAGATCGTGGGGTTTGATATCGATCTGGCGAAAGCGCTGTGCAAACAGATGCAGGCCGACTGCACGTTTACCAACCACGCCTTCGACAGCCTGATCCCGTCCCTGAAATTCAAAAAATACGACGCGGTGATCTCCGGTATGGACATCACGCCAGAGCGTAGCAAGCAGGTAGCCTTCACCGACCCGTACTACGCCAACTCGGCGGTGGTGATTGCGAAGAAAGGGGCTTATAAATCCTTTGATGAGCTGAAAGGCAAACGCATCGGGATGGAAAACGGCACCACGCACCAGAAATACCTGCAGGACAAACATCCTGAAGTGAAAACCGTGGCCTATGACAGCTATCAGAACGCAATCATCGACCTGAAAAATGGCCGTATCGATGGCGTCTTTGGTGACACCGCCGTGGTGAACGAGTGGCTGAAAACCAACCCGCAGCTGGGTACGGCGACCGAGAAAGTAACCGATCCGCAGTACTTCGGTACGGGTCTGGGCATCGCGGTACGTCCGGATAATAAAGCGTTGCTGGCAAAACTGAATGGCGCGCTGAAGGCGATTAAAGCTGACGGTACGTATCAGAAAATCAGCGACCAGTGGTTCCCGCAGTAA
- the artI gene encoding arginine ABC transporter substrate-binding protein ArtI has product MKKVLIAALLASVSLSATAAQTIRFATEASYPPFESIDANNKIVGFDVDLANALCKEIDATCTFSNQAFDSLIPSLKFRRIDAVMAGMDITPEREKQVLFTTPYYDNSALFIGQKGKYTSVDQLKGKKVGVQNGTTHQKFIMDKHPEITTVPYDSYQNAKLDLQNGRIDGVFGDTAVVTEWLKANDKLAPVGDKVTDKDYFGTGLGIAVRQGNTELQQKFNAALEKVKKDGTYETIYKKWFQK; this is encoded by the coding sequence ATGAAAAAAGTATTGATTGCCGCGCTGCTCGCTAGCGTCAGCCTTTCCGCTACCGCAGCCCAGACCATCCGTTTCGCCACCGAAGCGTCTTATCCTCCGTTTGAATCTATCGACGCCAACAACAAGATTGTGGGCTTCGATGTCGATCTGGCTAACGCGCTGTGTAAAGAGATCGACGCGACCTGTACCTTCAGCAACCAGGCGTTTGACAGCCTGATCCCAAGCCTGAAGTTCCGCCGTATCGACGCCGTGATGGCCGGTATGGACATCACGCCAGAGCGTGAAAAGCAGGTGCTATTCACCACGCCGTACTATGACAACTCCGCCCTGTTCATTGGTCAGAAAGGGAAATATACCTCTGTTGACCAGCTGAAAGGCAAAAAAGTGGGCGTACAGAACGGCACCACCCACCAGAAATTCATCATGGATAAACATCCGGAAATCACCACCGTGCCTTACGACAGCTACCAGAACGCGAAGCTGGATCTGCAGAACGGCCGTATCGATGGCGTGTTTGGTGACACCGCGGTGGTGACCGAATGGCTGAAAGCCAACGATAAACTCGCGCCAGTGGGCGACAAAGTGACCGATAAGGACTACTTCGGCACAGGTCTGGGGATTGCCGTACGTCAGGGCAACACTGAGCTGCAGCAGAAATTTAACGCTGCGCTGGAAAAAGTGAAGAAAGACGGCACCTACGAAACCATCTATAAAAAATGGTTCCAGAAGTAA
- the artQ gene encoding arginine ABC transporter permease ArtQ, which yields MNEIFPLASAAGMTVGLAVCALIIGLVLAMFFAVWESAKWFPVAWTGSALVTVLRGLPEILVVLFIYFGSSQLLLTLSDGFTLNLGVVQIPVQMQIENFDVSPFLCGVIALSLLYSAYASQTLRGALKAVPQGQWESGQALGMSKAAIFFRLVMPQMWRHALPGLGNQWLVLLKDTALVSLISVNDLMLQTKSIATRTQEPFTWYIVAAAIYLVITLLSQYILKRIDLRATRFERRPG from the coding sequence ATGAATGAAATTTTTCCTTTAGCAAGCGCCGCCGGGATGACCGTCGGCCTTGCCGTTTGCGCACTGATTATCGGCCTCGTGCTGGCGATGTTCTTTGCGGTATGGGAATCCGCAAAATGGTTCCCTGTCGCCTGGACCGGATCCGCACTGGTCACCGTGCTGCGTGGGCTACCGGAGATTCTGGTGGTCCTGTTTATCTATTTTGGTTCCTCACAGCTGCTGTTAACGCTGTCGGACGGCTTTACCCTCAATCTTGGCGTCGTGCAGATCCCGGTGCAGATGCAGATTGAAAACTTCGACGTCAGCCCGTTCCTCTGCGGCGTCATTGCCCTTTCCCTGCTCTATTCTGCGTATGCGTCGCAAACCCTGCGCGGTGCGCTGAAAGCGGTACCGCAGGGACAATGGGAATCCGGCCAGGCGCTGGGGATGTCGAAAGCGGCGATCTTCTTCCGTCTGGTGATGCCGCAGATGTGGCGTCATGCCCTGCCGGGTTTAGGGAACCAGTGGCTGGTGCTGCTGAAAGATACCGCGCTGGTGAGCCTGATAAGCGTTAACGATTTAATGCTGCAGACCAAAAGCATCGCCACCCGCACCCAGGAGCCGTTTACCTGGTACATTGTGGCGGCGGCTATCTACCTGGTGATCACGTTGCTGAGTCAGTACATCCTTAAGCGTATTGACCTGCGTGCGACGCGCTTTGAACGGAGACCAGGCTGA
- a CDS encoding response regulator transcription factor: MKQILLVEDDHDIAALLRLNLEDEGYTITHEPDGGKALQCLEKQPWDAVILDLMLPNVDGLEICRRIRQMTRYLPVIIISARSSETDRITGLETGADDYLAKPFSVQELIARIKALFRRQQAMGQAQSTGNIQAHGLTIDPLARSVLLHGQMVDLTPREFELLYFFARHPGEVFSRLALLEQVWGYQHEGYEHTVNTHINRLRIKIEKDAAEPEIIRTVWGKGYKFAEPHHDAPL, from the coding sequence ATGAAGCAGATCCTGCTGGTGGAAGATGACCACGATATCGCGGCACTTCTGCGACTCAATTTAGAAGATGAAGGCTACACCATCACCCACGAGCCCGACGGCGGCAAGGCGTTACAGTGCCTTGAAAAACAGCCGTGGGACGCGGTGATCCTCGATCTCATGCTCCCTAACGTCGACGGCCTGGAGATTTGCCGTCGTATTCGCCAGATGACGCGCTACCTGCCGGTGATCATTATCAGCGCCCGCAGCAGCGAAACCGATCGGATCACCGGACTGGAAACCGGCGCGGATGATTATCTGGCAAAACCGTTCTCGGTGCAGGAACTGATTGCCCGCATTAAGGCGCTTTTCCGCCGCCAGCAGGCGATGGGGCAGGCGCAGAGTACCGGGAATATTCAGGCGCATGGCCTGACGATCGATCCGTTGGCCCGCAGCGTGCTGCTTCACGGCCAGATGGTGGATCTCACCCCGCGCGAGTTTGAACTGCTGTACTTCTTTGCCCGCCATCCTGGCGAGGTCTTCTCGCGCCTGGCGCTGCTGGAGCAGGTGTGGGGCTATCAGCACGAAGGTTACGAGCATACCGTTAACACCCATATCAACCGCCTGCGCATCAAGATTGAAAAAGACGCTGCCGAGCCGGAGATCATTCGCACCGTCTGGGGCAAAGGTTATAAATTTGCGGAGCCGCACCATGATGCGCCGCTTTAG
- the potG gene encoding putrescine ABC transporter ATP-binding subunit PotG, giving the protein MNDAIPRPQAKVRKALTPLLEIRNLTKSFDGQHAVDDVSLTIYKGEIFALLGASGCGKSTLLRMLAGFEQPTAGQIVLDGVDLSSVPPYQRPINMMFQSYALFPHMTVEQNIAFGLKQDKLPKAEITARVAEMLNLVHMQEFAKRKPHQLSGGQRQRVALARSLAKRPKLLLLDEPMGALDKKLRDRMQLEVVDILERVGVTCVMVTHDQEEAMTMAGRIAIMNRGKFVQIGEPEEIYEHPTTRYSAEFIGSVNVFEGLLKAREEDGLIIESPGLQHPLKVDPDNSVVDNVPVYIALRPEKIMLCEDPPADGFNFAVGEVVHIAYLGDLSIYHVRLKSGQMLSAQLQNEHRYRKGLPTWGDEVRLCWDADSCVVLTV; this is encoded by the coding sequence GTGAATGACGCGATCCCCCGCCCGCAGGCGAAAGTCCGTAAAGCGCTGACCCCGCTACTTGAAATTCGTAACCTCACCAAATCTTTCGATGGCCAGCATGCCGTGGACGACGTCAGCCTGACTATCTACAAAGGCGAAATATTTGCCCTTCTCGGGGCGTCTGGCTGCGGTAAATCAACCTTACTGCGTATGCTGGCCGGGTTTGAACAACCTACCGCCGGGCAGATTGTGCTGGATGGCGTGGATCTCTCCAGCGTACCGCCGTATCAGCGTCCGATTAACATGATGTTCCAGTCTTACGCGCTGTTCCCGCATATGACGGTGGAGCAGAACATCGCGTTTGGCCTGAAGCAGGACAAGCTGCCGAAAGCCGAAATCACCGCGCGCGTGGCCGAGATGCTGAATCTGGTCCATATGCAGGAGTTCGCGAAGCGTAAACCGCACCAGCTTTCCGGCGGCCAGCGTCAGCGCGTGGCGCTGGCCCGAAGCCTGGCGAAGCGCCCGAAACTGCTGCTGCTTGATGAGCCGATGGGTGCCCTGGATAAAAAACTGCGCGATCGTATGCAGCTCGAAGTGGTGGATATCCTCGAGCGCGTGGGCGTGACCTGCGTGATGGTCACCCACGACCAGGAAGAGGCCATGACCATGGCCGGGCGTATCGCGATCATGAACCGCGGTAAGTTCGTGCAGATTGGCGAGCCGGAAGAGATTTATGAACACCCGACCACCCGTTACAGCGCGGAGTTCATCGGCTCGGTGAATGTCTTCGAAGGGCTGCTGAAAGCGCGTGAAGAAGACGGGCTGATCATTGAATCGCCAGGGCTGCAGCATCCGCTGAAGGTCGATCCGGATAACTCCGTGGTGGACAACGTGCCGGTCTATATCGCCCTGCGTCCGGAGAAGATCATGCTCTGTGAAGACCCTCCGGCCGATGGCTTTAACTTTGCCGTGGGCGAAGTGGTGCACATTGCCTACCTGGGCGATCTCTCTATCTACCATGTCCGTCTGAAGAGCGGGCAGATGCTCAGCGCCCAGCTGCAAAACGAACATCGCTACCGTAAAGGACTGCCGACCTGGGGCGACGAAGTGCGTCTGTGCTGGGATGCGGACAGTTGTGTTGTGCTGACGGTTTAA
- the potH gene encoding putrescine ABC transporter permease PotH, whose amino-acid sequence MSTLEPPARVKKPGGFAHWLARMQMNHGRKLVIAMPYIWLILLFLLPFLIVFKISLAEMARAIPPYTNLLDWADGQLTLTLNVGNFLQLTEDPLYFEAYLQSLQVAAISTLCCLLMGYPLAWAVAHSKPSTRNILLLLVILPSWTSFLIRVYAWMGILKNNGVLNNFLMWLGVIDQPLTILHTNLAVYIGIVYAYLPFMVLPIYTALTRIDYSLVEASLDLGARPLKTFFSVIVPLTKGGIIAGSMLVFIPAVGEFVIPELLGGPDSIMIGRVLWQEFFNNRDWPVASAVAIVMLLLLIVPIMWFHKHQQKQMGDHG is encoded by the coding sequence ATGAGTACACTTGAACCGCCAGCCCGCGTCAAAAAACCGGGCGGTTTTGCCCACTGGCTGGCGCGCATGCAGATGAACCACGGCCGTAAGCTGGTGATCGCCATGCCGTATATCTGGCTGATCCTGCTGTTCCTGCTGCCGTTCCTGATCGTTTTCAAGATAAGCCTGGCGGAAATGGCGCGGGCCATCCCACCGTATACCAACCTGCTGGACTGGGCCGACGGTCAGCTGACGCTGACGCTAAATGTTGGCAACTTCCTGCAGCTGACGGAGGATCCGCTCTATTTCGAGGCCTATCTGCAGTCGCTGCAGGTGGCGGCGATCTCCACGCTCTGCTGTCTGCTGATGGGCTACCCGCTGGCATGGGCGGTGGCGCACAGTAAGCCCTCGACGCGCAACATTCTGCTGCTGCTGGTGATCCTGCCGTCGTGGACCTCGTTCCTGATCCGCGTCTACGCGTGGATGGGGATCCTGAAAAATAACGGGGTGCTGAATAACTTCCTGATGTGGTTAGGGGTTATCGATCAGCCGCTGACGATCCTGCATACCAATCTCGCGGTCTATATCGGGATTGTGTACGCCTATCTGCCGTTTATGGTGCTGCCGATCTATACGGCGCTGACGCGTATCGACTACTCGCTGGTGGAAGCCTCGCTGGATCTGGGCGCCCGTCCGCTGAAGACCTTCTTCAGCGTGATTGTGCCGCTGACCAAAGGCGGGATTATCGCCGGGTCGATGCTGGTGTTTATTCCGGCGGTGGGGGAGTTTGTGATCCCGGAACTGCTCGGCGGCCCGGACAGCATCATGATTGGCCGCGTGTTGTGGCAGGAGTTCTTCAATAACCGCGACTGGCCGGTGGCCTCAGCGGTGGCTATCGTGATGTTGCTGCTGCTGATCGTGCCGATCATGTGGTTCCACAAGCATCAGCAGAAACAGATGGGAGACCACGGATGA
- the rlmC gene encoding 23S rRNA (uracil(747)-C(5))-methyltransferase RlmC codes for MQCALYDAGRCRSCQWIEQPVSQQLTAKMADLQQLLAEYAVGEWCAPVSGPEQGFRNKAKMVVSGSVEKPLLGMLHRDGTPEDLTGCPLYPASFEPVFAALKPFIARAGLTPYNVARKRGELKYLLLTESQMDGGMMLRFVLRSDAKLEQLRAALPWLQEQLPQLKVITANIQPVHMAIMEGETEIFFTGQHALAETFNDVPLWIRPQSFFQTNPTVASALYATARDWVRVLNIHHMWDLFCGVGGFGLHCATPEMQLTGIEISAEAIACAKQSAAELGLTNLHFQALDSTQFATGQGNVPELVLVNPPRRGIGKVLCDYLSQMAPDYIIYSSCNARTMATDIAHLPGYRVERVQLFDMFPHTAHYEVLTLLIRIPGKA; via the coding sequence ATGCAGTGCGCACTCTATGACGCCGGACGCTGTCGTTCCTGTCAGTGGATAGAACAGCCGGTCTCTCAACAACTCACCGCCAAAATGGCCGACCTGCAACAGCTGCTGGCTGAATACGCGGTGGGCGAGTGGTGCGCCCCCGTCAGCGGCCCGGAGCAGGGTTTTCGTAATAAAGCCAAAATGGTGGTCAGCGGCAGCGTTGAAAAACCGCTGCTGGGCATGCTGCATCGCGACGGCACGCCGGAAGATCTCACCGGCTGCCCGCTGTATCCTGCCTCGTTTGAGCCGGTCTTTGCGGCGTTAAAACCGTTTATTGCCCGGGCAGGATTAACGCCTTATAACGTCGCCCGTAAGCGCGGTGAGCTGAAATATCTCCTGCTGACCGAAAGCCAGATGGACGGCGGTATGATGCTGCGTTTCGTGCTGCGCTCGGACGCTAAATTGGAGCAGCTTCGCGCGGCGCTACCGTGGCTGCAGGAGCAGCTTCCGCAGCTGAAGGTCATTACCGCCAACATTCAGCCGGTGCATATGGCGATCATGGAGGGGGAGACAGAGATCTTCTTCACCGGGCAGCATGCACTGGCGGAAACCTTCAACGACGTGCCGCTGTGGATCCGCCCGCAAAGTTTCTTCCAGACCAACCCGACGGTGGCGAGTGCGTTATATGCCACTGCCCGCGACTGGGTTCGGGTGTTAAACATCCATCATATGTGGGATCTGTTCTGCGGTGTCGGGGGCTTTGGTCTGCACTGCGCCACGCCGGAGATGCAACTGACCGGGATTGAGATCTCCGCCGAAGCGATTGCCTGCGCGAAACAGTCTGCCGCTGAGCTCGGATTAACCAATCTGCACTTCCAGGCGCTGGACTCCACGCAGTTCGCGACCGGGCAGGGCAACGTGCCGGAGCTGGTGCTGGTCAATCCGCCGCGCCGGGGCATTGGCAAGGTGCTGTGCGACTATCTGAGCCAGATGGCGCCGGATTACATTATTTACTCCAGCTGCAACGCCCGTACCATGGCGACAGATATCGCTCACCTGCCGGGCTACCGCGTTGAACGCGTGCAGCTTTTCGATATGTTCCCGCATACTGCGCATTATGAAGTGTTGACGTTGTTGATCCGCATCCCGGGTAAGGCGTAG
- a CDS encoding YbjO family protein: protein MGLLKKSRLTHARPNVPALVQVAALAIIMIRCLDVLMILNTLGARGIGEFIHRSVQTWNLTLVFLSSLVLVFIEIYCAFSLVKGRNWARWIYLLTQVIAAGYLWAASLGYGYPELFSIAGESKREILRSLFMQKLPDLLVLCLLFVPASSRRFFRLQ from the coding sequence TTGGGATTATTAAAAAAATCACGTCTTACGCACGCTCGTCCAAACGTTCCTGCGCTGGTGCAGGTGGCGGCGCTCGCTATTATTATGATCCGCTGTCTTGATGTACTGATGATCCTCAACACCCTGGGGGCGCGCGGCATCGGTGAGTTTATTCACCGCAGCGTGCAAACCTGGAATCTCACGCTGGTTTTCCTCAGCAGCCTTGTGCTGGTGTTTATCGAAATCTACTGCGCGTTTTCGCTGGTGAAAGGGCGCAACTGGGCGCGCTGGATCTATCTGCTGACGCAGGTGATTGCGGCGGGTTATCTGTGGGCCGCCTCGCTGGGCTACGGCTACCCTGAGCTGTTCAGCATCGCGGGCGAATCGAAACGCGAGATCCTGCGCTCGCTGTTTATGCAAAAACTGCCAGATCTGCTGGTGCTCTGCCTGCTCTTTGTTCCTGCGTCCAGCCGACGGTTCTTCCGCCTGCAATAA